In a single window of the Myxococcus stipitatus genome:
- the kynU gene encoding kynureninase — MTTQYTFEDTEDFARRADAEDPLRAFRESFHFPLAADGSPAVYLAGNSLGLQPRSAARYVQEELEDWARFGVEGHHHARHPWLHYHELVTQQAARLVGAQPVEVVVMNTLTVNLHLMMVSFYRPTRERFKLLVEGGAFPSDQYAVASQARFHGYDPREAILELKPREGEQTLRDEDILATLDRHGHEVALVLLGSVNYLTGQAFDLAGITRAAHAKGCLVGFDLAHGAGNLRLRLHDDGPDFAVWCSYKYLNGGPGSLGGVFVHERHARAQGLPRFEGWWGHDKQTRFQMGPRFDGMEGAEGWQLSNPPILQLAALRASFELFDQAGMDALRAKSERLTGYLEFLLDRLPPGFVRITTPRAPKQRGAQLSLRFQGDAQAMLKRLSDAGIICDFRQPDIIRAAPAPLYNSFSDVHRFVRTLAGQARG, encoded by the coding sequence ATGACGACGCAGTACACCTTCGAGGACACCGAGGACTTCGCGCGCCGCGCCGACGCCGAGGACCCGCTCCGCGCCTTCCGGGAGTCCTTCCACTTCCCGCTCGCGGCGGATGGCTCGCCCGCGGTGTACCTGGCGGGCAACTCGCTGGGCCTCCAGCCCCGGAGCGCCGCGCGCTACGTCCAGGAGGAGCTGGAGGACTGGGCGCGGTTCGGCGTGGAGGGTCACCACCACGCGCGGCACCCGTGGCTGCACTACCACGAGCTCGTCACCCAGCAGGCCGCGCGGCTGGTGGGCGCCCAGCCCGTGGAGGTGGTGGTGATGAACACCCTCACGGTGAACCTGCACCTGATGATGGTGTCGTTCTACCGGCCCACGCGCGAGCGCTTCAAGCTCCTGGTGGAGGGCGGCGCCTTCCCGTCGGACCAGTACGCCGTGGCGTCGCAGGCGCGCTTCCACGGGTACGACCCGCGCGAGGCCATCCTGGAGCTCAAGCCGCGCGAGGGCGAGCAGACGCTGCGCGACGAGGACATCCTGGCCACGCTCGACCGGCACGGGCACGAGGTGGCGCTGGTGCTCCTGGGCAGCGTGAACTACCTCACCGGGCAGGCCTTCGACCTGGCGGGAATCACGCGCGCGGCGCACGCGAAGGGGTGCCTGGTCGGCTTCGACCTGGCGCACGGCGCGGGCAACCTGCGGCTGCGGCTGCACGACGACGGGCCGGACTTCGCGGTGTGGTGCTCGTACAAGTACCTCAACGGCGGCCCGGGCAGCCTGGGCGGCGTGTTCGTGCACGAGCGGCACGCGCGCGCCCAGGGCCTCCCCCGCTTCGAGGGCTGGTGGGGCCACGACAAGCAGACGCGCTTCCAGATGGGGCCGCGCTTCGACGGCATGGAGGGCGCGGAGGGGTGGCAGCTGTCCAACCCGCCCATCCTCCAGCTCGCCGCGCTGCGCGCGTCGTTCGAGCTGTTCGACCAGGCGGGCATGGACGCGCTGCGCGCCAAGAGCGAGCGGCTCACCGGCTACCTGGAGTTCCTGCTGGACCGGCTGCCCCCGGGCTTCGTGCGCATCACCACACCCAGGGCCCCGAAGCAGCGCGGCGCCCAGCTGTCGCTGCGCTTCCAGGGCGACGCGCAGGCGATGCTGAAGCGGCTGTCGGACGCGGGCATCATCTGCGACTTCCGCCAGCCGGACATCATCCGCGCGGCGCCCGCGCCGCTGTACAACTCCTTCTCGGACGTCCACCGCTTCGTGCGGACGCTGGCGGGGCAGGCCCGTGGCTGA
- a CDS encoding amidohydrolase family protein, with product MKVDIHTHILPAKLPRFADRYGYGGFITLDHHAPCRARMVRDDGKFFREVESNCWDPVKRMEECDAAGVHVQVLSTVPVMFSYWTQPEHGADMARFLNDHVASVVREHPRRFVGLGTVPLQSPELAVRELERCVKELGLAGVQIGSHVNDWNLSDPALFPFFQAASELGASIFVHPWDMMGEARMQKYWLPWLVGMPAEMSLAICSLIFGGVLERLPALRFAFSHGGGAFPGTLGRIQHGFDVRPDLVAVDNEVAPRDYLGRFWVDSLVHDADTLRFILGLFGQDKVALGSDYPFPLGEDRPGTLIESLTELSQATRERLLCQNALEWLGRSYEDFAP from the coding sequence TTGAAGGTCGACATCCACACGCACATCCTGCCCGCGAAGCTGCCGCGCTTCGCGGACCGCTATGGCTACGGCGGCTTCATCACCCTGGACCACCACGCCCCCTGCCGCGCGCGCATGGTGCGCGACGACGGGAAGTTCTTCCGCGAGGTGGAGAGCAACTGCTGGGACCCGGTGAAGCGGATGGAGGAGTGCGACGCGGCGGGCGTGCACGTCCAGGTGTTGTCCACCGTGCCGGTGATGTTCAGCTACTGGACGCAGCCGGAGCACGGCGCGGACATGGCGCGCTTCCTCAACGACCACGTGGCCTCCGTGGTGCGCGAGCACCCCAGGCGCTTCGTGGGCCTGGGCACGGTGCCGCTGCAGTCGCCGGAGCTGGCGGTGCGCGAGCTGGAGCGGTGCGTGAAGGAGCTGGGGCTGGCGGGGGTGCAGATTGGCAGCCACGTCAACGACTGGAACCTGTCCGACCCGGCGCTCTTCCCCTTCTTCCAGGCGGCCAGCGAGCTGGGCGCCAGCATCTTCGTGCACCCGTGGGACATGATGGGTGAGGCGAGGATGCAGAAGTACTGGCTGCCGTGGCTCGTCGGCATGCCGGCGGAGATGTCGCTGGCCATCTGCTCGCTCATCTTCGGCGGGGTGCTGGAGCGGCTGCCCGCGCTGCGCTTCGCCTTCTCGCACGGCGGCGGCGCGTTCCCCGGGACGCTGGGCCGCATCCAGCACGGCTTCGACGTGCGCCCGGACCTGGTCGCGGTGGACAACGAGGTGGCGCCGCGCGACTACCTGGGCCGCTTCTGGGTGGACTCGCTGGTGCACGACGCGGACACCCTGCGCTTCATCCTCGGGCTGTTCGGCCAGGACAAGGTCGCGCTGGGCAGCGACTACCCCTTCCCCCTGGGCGAGGACCGCCCGGGCACGCTCATCGAATCACTGACGGAGCTGTCACAGGCCACGCGCGAGCGGCTGCTCTGCCAGAACGCCCTGGAGTGGCTGGGGCGCTCGTACGAGGACTTCGCACCATGA
- the nbaC gene encoding 3-hydroxyanthranilate 3,4-dioxygenase, translating to MGRLTPINFKKWIDEHRHLLKPPVGNQQVWADREFMVTVVGGPNSRTDFHINEGEEFFYQLEGTMNLRVLDEGKPTDIPIHEGEIFLLPPRVPHSPQRPEGTVGLVLERRRLPHELDGFMWLCPNCGEKLYEEFVHVTNLVTQLPPIFEHFYGNPDHCTCKKCGTKVTQGGPSR from the coding sequence ATGGGACGCCTGACCCCCATCAACTTCAAGAAGTGGATCGACGAGCACCGCCACCTGCTCAAGCCCCCCGTCGGCAACCAGCAGGTGTGGGCGGACCGTGAGTTCATGGTCACCGTCGTCGGCGGCCCCAACTCGCGCACGGACTTCCACATCAACGAGGGCGAGGAGTTCTTCTACCAGCTCGAGGGCACGATGAACCTGCGCGTGCTCGACGAGGGCAAGCCCACGGACATCCCCATCCACGAGGGCGAGATCTTCCTCTTGCCGCCCAGGGTGCCGCACTCGCCGCAGCGGCCCGAGGGCACCGTGGGGCTGGTGCTGGAGCGCCGCCGCCTGCCGCACGAGCTGGACGGCTTCATGTGGCTGTGCCCCAACTGCGGCGAGAAGCTCTACGAGGAGTTCGTCCACGTCACGAACCTCGTCACGCAGCTGCCGCCCATCTTCGAGCACTTCTACGGCAACCCGGACCACTGCACCTGCAAGAAGTGCGGGACGAAGGTCACCCAGGGAGGGCCTTCGCGTTGA
- a CDS encoding RidA family protein gives MSNGQRVDSQKAPEPVGLYPHARRVGNLLFLSGVGPRERGTKKIPGVELDAQGNIVSYDIETQCHSVFRNVRYILEDAGSSWDRLVDVTVYLTDMKKDFPTYNRLWAEYFKDDPPCRTTLEINRLPTPIAIELKCIATIGDD, from the coding sequence GTGAGCAACGGTCAGCGAGTCGATTCCCAGAAGGCCCCGGAGCCCGTGGGGCTGTACCCCCACGCCCGCCGCGTGGGCAACCTCCTCTTCCTGTCGGGCGTGGGCCCACGCGAGCGCGGGACGAAGAAGATTCCCGGCGTGGAGCTGGACGCGCAAGGCAACATCGTCTCCTACGACATCGAGACGCAGTGCCATTCGGTGTTCCGCAACGTCCGCTACATCCTGGAGGACGCGGGCTCGTCGTGGGACCGGCTGGTGGACGTCACGGTGTACCTGACGGACATGAAGAAGGACTTCCCCACCTACAACCGGCTGTGGGCGGAGTACTTCAAGGACGACCCGCCCTGCCGCACCACGCTCGAAATCAACCGCCTGCCCACGCCCATCGCCATCGAGCTGAAGTGCATCGCCACCATCGGAGACGACTGA
- a CDS encoding aldehyde dehydrogenase, whose protein sequence is MEKVLNYIGGELRPAHGGQWLDKPEPATARVYAHVPDSDATDVRHAVEAARRAFPAWAATPAAERSRLLRKLADAVRQRLDAFARAESIDSGKPLSVASTVDIPRSILNFEFFADAVTQFSSEAHATDGTALNYTLRSPLGVVGCISPWNLPLYLLTWKLAPALAIGNCVVAKPSEVTPMTAYLLSQVAREVGLPPGVLNIVHGLGPKVGAAMSEHPDIAAISFTGSTRVGAEIARVTAPLFKKVSLEMGGKNPNVVFADCDFEEAVATTMRSSFSNQGQICLCGPRVFVQRPLYERFKEALVARTRALKVGDPLEAGTDQGALVSQQHFDKVMGYLDLARREGGRVLTGGQRARLSGRCADGWFVEPTLIEGLGPECRTNQEEIFGPVATLTPFDTEDEVLAWANSTKYGLAASVWTKDVTRAHRFASRLHSGIVWVNCWMLRDLRTPFGGVKDSGVGREGGWEALRFFTEPKNVCIKL, encoded by the coding sequence ATGGAGAAGGTGCTCAACTACATCGGCGGAGAGCTGCGACCCGCGCACGGCGGCCAGTGGCTGGACAAGCCCGAGCCCGCCACGGCGCGCGTCTACGCCCACGTGCCGGACTCGGACGCCACGGACGTGCGACACGCGGTGGAGGCCGCCCGGCGTGCGTTCCCCGCCTGGGCCGCCACGCCCGCGGCGGAGCGCTCGCGGCTGCTGCGCAAGCTGGCGGACGCCGTCCGCCAGCGCCTGGATGCCTTCGCCCGGGCGGAGTCCATCGACAGCGGCAAGCCCCTGTCCGTGGCGTCCACGGTGGACATCCCCCGCTCCATCCTCAACTTCGAGTTCTTCGCTGACGCGGTGACGCAGTTCTCCAGCGAGGCGCACGCCACGGACGGCACCGCGCTCAACTACACGCTGCGCTCGCCGCTGGGCGTGGTGGGCTGCATCTCGCCGTGGAACCTGCCGCTGTACCTGCTGACATGGAAGCTCGCGCCGGCGCTGGCCATCGGCAACTGCGTGGTGGCCAAGCCGTCGGAGGTCACCCCCATGACGGCGTACCTGCTGTCCCAGGTGGCGCGCGAGGTGGGCCTGCCGCCGGGCGTGCTCAACATCGTCCATGGCCTGGGCCCCAAGGTGGGCGCGGCCATGAGCGAGCACCCGGACATCGCCGCCATCTCCTTCACCGGCAGCACCCGGGTGGGCGCGGAGATCGCCCGGGTGACGGCGCCCCTGTTCAAGAAGGTGTCGCTGGAGATGGGCGGCAAGAACCCCAACGTCGTCTTCGCGGACTGCGACTTCGAGGAGGCGGTGGCCACCACGATGCGCTCGTCGTTCTCCAACCAGGGGCAGATCTGCCTGTGCGGCCCGCGCGTCTTCGTGCAGCGCCCCCTCTACGAGCGCTTCAAGGAGGCGCTGGTGGCGCGCACGCGGGCGCTCAAGGTGGGCGACCCGCTGGAGGCCGGCACCGACCAGGGCGCGCTGGTGTCCCAGCAGCACTTCGACAAGGTGATGGGCTACCTGGACCTGGCGAGGCGGGAGGGCGGGCGCGTCCTCACGGGCGGCCAGCGCGCGCGCCTGTCCGGCCGCTGCGCGGACGGCTGGTTCGTGGAGCCGACGCTCATCGAGGGCCTGGGGCCCGAGTGCCGCACCAACCAGGAGGAGATCTTCGGCCCGGTGGCCACGCTCACCCCCTTCGACACGGAGGACGAGGTGCTCGCCTGGGCGAACTCGACGAAGTACGGCCTGGCGGCGAGCGTGTGGACGAAGGACGTCACGCGCGCGCACCGCTTCGCCTCCCGCCTGCACAGCGGCATCGTCTGGGTGAACTGCTGGATGCTGCGTGATTTGCGTACGCCGTTCGGCGGGGTGAAGGACTCGGGCGTGGGGCGCGAGGGGGGCTGGGAGGCGCTGCGCTTCTTCACCGAGCCGAAGAACGTCTGCATCAAGCTGTGA
- a CDS encoding sensor histidine kinase, producing MPMEPVAMQSAPPLAATGAAPRSVLSARTVEEALAALVEIARRLTRAHQATVVLAPAPGQARGASVTSLSPAYEGWGGYGVPQDAGSGAAPSREAPRGRLQVSLPDGAGQLHVFDRERGDFGREDVQALEQLARLAGLALESARLLREEQLARVAAEEARRRADFLAEASRLLTSSSLDPQATLGTLARLTVPVMADWCFVDLLDDDGVMRRTEVAHADPSLDALARRVARFPPGDEGSNHPILRVARDGEPLLVEDVDDAWLRRYSVSEAHYQAMREVGFHCFLAVPLVARRRTLGVLTFLAVKPSRCYDAKDLELARDLARRASLLVDNARLYREARRSVRLRDEFLAVASHELKTPLTPLQLRLQLLRRHTREGATSLPTRRVAAQLEVVQRQVDKLTALVDGLLDVSRLSSGRLVLERERMDLEALAREVIDQLQLPASRAGCRVTLASRGDVSGEWDRKRLGQVLFHLLTNALKYGAGGPVRVRLRGEAKRVRLCVEDRGIGIAPEYQSHIFERFGRAVSERNYGGLGLGLYITRQVVEAHGGQVHVHSEPGEGSTFEVLLPRHAG from the coding sequence ATGCCCATGGAACCTGTCGCGATGCAGAGCGCCCCGCCCCTGGCGGCGACGGGAGCGGCCCCCCGGAGCGTGTTGTCGGCCCGGACGGTCGAGGAGGCGCTCGCCGCCCTCGTGGAGATTGCCCGGCGGCTGACGCGCGCGCACCAGGCGACGGTGGTGCTGGCGCCCGCTCCGGGGCAGGCGCGCGGAGCGAGCGTCACCTCGCTCTCCCCCGCGTACGAGGGGTGGGGGGGCTATGGCGTGCCTCAGGACGCCGGGTCCGGGGCCGCGCCCTCGCGCGAGGCGCCGCGTGGCCGGCTCCAGGTGTCCCTGCCGGACGGCGCGGGGCAGCTCCACGTCTTCGACCGGGAGCGGGGCGACTTCGGCCGGGAGGACGTCCAGGCGCTCGAGCAGCTCGCCCGGCTGGCGGGGCTGGCCCTGGAGTCCGCCCGCCTGCTGCGCGAGGAGCAGCTGGCGCGCGTCGCCGCGGAGGAGGCCCGTCGGCGCGCGGACTTCCTGGCGGAGGCCAGCCGCCTGCTGACCTCGTCGTCGCTCGACCCCCAGGCCACGCTCGGCACGCTGGCGCGGCTCACCGTGCCCGTCATGGCGGACTGGTGCTTCGTGGACCTGCTCGACGACGACGGCGTCATGCGCCGCACGGAGGTGGCCCACGCCGACCCGTCCCTGGACGCGCTCGCCCGGCGCGTGGCGCGCTTCCCTCCGGGCGACGAGGGCTCCAACCACCCCATCCTCCGCGTGGCCCGCGACGGCGAGCCCCTGCTGGTGGAGGACGTGGACGACGCGTGGCTGCGTCGCTATTCGGTGAGCGAGGCGCACTACCAGGCCATGCGCGAGGTGGGCTTCCACTGCTTCCTGGCCGTGCCGCTGGTGGCGCGTCGACGCACGCTGGGCGTGCTCACCTTCCTCGCGGTGAAGCCGTCGCGCTGCTACGACGCGAAGGACCTGGAGCTGGCCCGGGACCTGGCGCGGCGCGCGTCGCTGCTCGTGGACAACGCGCGGCTGTACCGCGAGGCCCGGCGTTCGGTGCGCCTGCGCGACGAGTTCCTCGCCGTGGCCAGCCACGAGCTGAAGACGCCGCTGACGCCGCTCCAGCTGCGCCTGCAGCTGCTGCGCCGCCACACGCGGGAGGGCGCGACCTCGCTGCCCACGCGGCGGGTCGCCGCCCAGCTGGAGGTCGTCCAGCGGCAGGTGGACAAGCTCACCGCGCTCGTCGATGGCCTGCTCGACGTGTCCCGGCTGTCCAGCGGCCGGCTCGTCCTGGAGCGCGAGCGGATGGATTTGGAGGCCCTGGCGCGGGAGGTCATCGACCAGCTCCAGCTCCCGGCGTCGCGGGCGGGGTGTCGGGTGACGCTCGCGTCGCGCGGAGACGTGAGCGGCGAGTGGGACCGCAAGCGGCTGGGACAGGTGCTCTTCCACCTGCTCACCAACGCGCTGAAGTACGGCGCGGGTGGGCCGGTGCGCGTGCGGCTCAGGGGGGAGGCGAAGCGGGTGCGCCTGTGCGTCGAGGACCGGGGCATCGGCATCGCGCCGGAGTATCAGTCACACATCTTCGAGCGCTTCGGCCGGGCCGTCAGCGAGCGCAACTATGGCGGCCTGGGGCTGGGGCTCTACATCACCCGACAGGTGGTGGAAGCGCACGGGGGCCAGGTCCACGTCCACAGCGAGCCGGGCGAGGGCAGCACCTTCGAGGTCCTCCTGCCGAGACATGCGGGGTAG
- a CDS encoding SDR family NAD(P)-dependent oxidoreductase translates to MSRKVALITGASAGLGEQFAQRFARDQHDVILVARGAARLEALAAKLEKEHGVKAHVLPADLARPEAPEQLFAQVKERGLAVDFVVNNAGFGSCGPFLDQELAGEAAMVEVNCTALLKLTHLFARDMRARGAGRILNVASTAAFQPGPYMATYYATKAFVASLSEAVAHELKGTGVTVTCHCPGATHTEFAQRAGNDKSRLFQRSGVASAPEVVEHAYRAMMRGQVLSIHGALNALAAFLVRFSPRAAARAIAAGLNQQG, encoded by the coding sequence ATGTCGCGGAAAGTGGCCCTCATCACCGGCGCCTCGGCGGGGCTCGGGGAGCAGTTCGCGCAGCGCTTCGCCCGGGACCAGCATGACGTCATCCTCGTGGCCCGGGGCGCGGCCCGGCTGGAGGCGCTCGCCGCGAAGCTGGAGAAGGAGCACGGGGTGAAGGCCCACGTGCTGCCCGCGGACCTGGCGCGGCCGGAGGCCCCCGAGCAGCTCTTCGCGCAGGTGAAGGAGCGGGGGCTCGCGGTGGACTTCGTCGTCAACAACGCGGGCTTCGGCTCCTGCGGCCCCTTCCTGGACCAGGAGCTGGCGGGCGAGGCGGCGATGGTGGAGGTCAACTGCACCGCGCTCCTGAAGCTCACCCACCTGTTCGCCCGCGACATGCGCGCGCGCGGCGCCGGGCGCATCCTCAACGTCGCGTCCACCGCGGCCTTCCAGCCAGGGCCCTACATGGCCACGTACTACGCGACCAAGGCGTTCGTGGCGTCGCTGTCGGAGGCGGTGGCCCACGAGCTGAAAGGCACGGGCGTGACGGTGACGTGCCACTGCCCGGGCGCGACGCACACGGAGTTCGCGCAGCGGGCGGGCAACGACAAGAGCCGCCTGTTCCAGCGCTCGGGCGTGGCGAGCGCCCCGGAGGTGGTGGAGCACGCCTACCGGGCGATGATGCGTGGCCAGGTGCTCTCCATCCACGGCGCGCTCAACGCGCTGGCCGCCTTCCTGGTGCGCTTCAGCCCGCGCGCCGCGGCGCGCGCCATCGCGGCGGGGCTCAACCAGCAGGGCTGA
- a CDS encoding 2-keto-4-pentenoate hydratase, with the protein MTQTVDPQALALELDAARLERREVPPLTNAWPQLTLSEAYAIQEAGIRLRTRRGEQVVGLKMGLTSEAKRRQMNLDSPVYGVLTDRMRVAAEGVVRLGEGIHPKIEPEIAFRTKRELGGKVTRDEALDACESVFAAMEILDSRYRDFKYFSLPDVVADNASSALFVLGTVEHPPRAFDLTRLQMTMSVNGEATQSARSDAISGDPVLSLVQLCELLAQRGQVLPAGSIVLAGAATAAHMMRPGDQVRLRVDGLGDVAVSAA; encoded by the coding sequence ATGACGCAGACGGTGGACCCCCAGGCGCTGGCCCTCGAGCTCGACGCCGCGCGGCTGGAGCGGCGCGAGGTGCCGCCGCTGACGAACGCGTGGCCCCAGCTGACGCTGTCGGAGGCCTACGCCATCCAGGAGGCGGGCATCCGGCTGCGGACGCGGCGGGGCGAGCAGGTGGTGGGGCTGAAGATGGGGCTCACCTCGGAGGCCAAGCGCCGGCAGATGAACCTGGACTCGCCGGTGTACGGCGTGCTCACGGACCGGATGCGGGTGGCGGCGGAGGGCGTGGTGCGGCTGGGCGAGGGCATCCATCCGAAAATCGAGCCGGAGATTGCCTTCCGCACGAAGCGCGAGCTGGGCGGGAAGGTGACGCGGGACGAGGCGCTGGACGCGTGTGAGTCCGTCTTCGCCGCCATGGAGATCCTCGATTCGCGCTACCGCGACTTCAAGTACTTCTCCCTGCCGGACGTGGTGGCGGACAACGCGTCGTCGGCGCTGTTCGTGTTGGGGACGGTGGAGCACCCGCCGCGCGCGTTCGACCTGACGCGGTTGCAGATGACGATGTCGGTGAATGGCGAGGCGACGCAGTCGGCGCGCTCGGACGCCATCTCCGGGGACCCGGTGTTGTCGCTGGTGCAGCTGTGCGAGCTGTTGGCGCAGCGGGGGCAGGTGCTGCCGGCGGGGAGCATCGTCCTGGCGGGCGCCGCCACCGCCGCGCACATGATGCGGCCGGGCGACCAGGTGCGGCTGCGGGTCGACGGCCTGGGCGACGTGGCGGTGTCGGCCGCGTAG
- a CDS encoding FAD/NAD(P)-binding protein: MRAWNAGDVAIIGGGASGTLLAIHLLRHARAPLRVLLVERGEQVGRGLAYSTKNPCHLLNVPASRMGAFTDDPEHFLRWLRRHAPDTAPGAFVPREHFGRYLQELLRETADTAPAGARLEVLRADVVAAREEPRGVRLTLADGEERLARFAVLVPGNAPPADLRVPDGGLYDGPRYVRSPWAEGALEHIAARDAVLFIGTGLTMVDTVLSLRARGHEGPLHALSRHGLLPHRHLETPVVPASREVMRALREEGLDPTAPGDGGAASVRLRPLVRLLRREAREAARRGADWRAVVDALRPVSIPLWQGLPLPERRRFLRHLRACWEVHRHRMAPGVADEVERLRDAGRLRLHAGRVRGFQWDGEDVVVTLQPRGAGGRESRLRVRHVVNCTGPESSMGARAHPLLRDLVDAGLARPDALGLGLDTQGPGALVDAQGQPSRRLFTLGPTRRGDLWETTAIPEIRAQARELAERLVKQLATTTPRRSAG; encoded by the coding sequence GTGCGAGCGTGGAATGCCGGGGATGTGGCCATCATCGGAGGGGGGGCCAGCGGGACACTGTTGGCCATCCACCTGTTGCGGCACGCGCGGGCGCCCCTGCGGGTGCTGCTGGTGGAGCGCGGCGAGCAGGTGGGTCGTGGGCTCGCCTACTCGACGAAGAATCCCTGTCACCTGCTGAACGTGCCCGCGTCCCGGATGGGCGCGTTCACGGACGACCCCGAACACTTCCTGCGCTGGCTGCGGCGGCACGCCCCGGACACGGCGCCGGGTGCCTTCGTCCCGCGCGAGCACTTCGGGCGCTATCTCCAGGAGCTGCTGCGCGAGACGGCCGACACCGCGCCCGCGGGCGCGCGGCTGGAGGTGCTGCGCGCGGACGTGGTGGCGGCGCGCGAGGAGCCGCGAGGCGTGAGGCTGACGCTGGCGGACGGCGAGGAGCGCCTGGCGCGGTTCGCCGTGCTGGTGCCCGGCAACGCGCCCCCCGCCGACCTGCGCGTCCCGGATGGCGGGCTGTACGACGGGCCCCGCTACGTCCGCTCGCCGTGGGCGGAGGGCGCGCTGGAGCACATCGCCGCGCGCGACGCGGTGCTGTTCATCGGCACCGGGCTCACCATGGTGGACACGGTGCTGTCATTGCGGGCCCGGGGCCACGAGGGCCCGCTGCACGCCCTGTCCCGCCATGGGCTGCTGCCCCACCGCCACCTGGAGACGCCCGTCGTCCCCGCGTCCCGAGAGGTGATGCGCGCGCTCCGGGAAGAGGGGCTGGACCCGACCGCTCCCGGCGACGGAGGCGCGGCGAGCGTGCGACTGCGCCCGCTGGTCCGGCTGCTGCGGCGGGAGGCGCGCGAGGCGGCGCGCCGGGGAGCGGACTGGCGCGCGGTGGTGGACGCGCTGCGGCCCGTGAGCATCCCCCTGTGGCAGGGCCTCCCGCTGCCAGAGCGGCGGCGGTTCCTGCGCCACCTGCGCGCGTGCTGGGAGGTCCACCGTCACCGCATGGCGCCGGGCGTCGCGGACGAGGTGGAGCGGCTGCGGGACGCGGGGCGGCTGCGCCTGCACGCCGGGAGGGTGCGCGGCTTCCAGTGGGACGGCGAGGACGTGGTCGTCACGCTCCAGCCCCGGGGGGCGGGCGGGCGGGAGTCGCGGCTGCGCGTCCGGCACGTGGTGAACTGCACCGGCCCCGAGTCCTCCATGGGCGCCAGGGCCCATCCCCTGCTCCGGGACCTGGTGGACGCGGGCCTCGCGCGCCCGGACGCGCTCGGGTTGGGGCTGGACACGCAGGGGCCCGGGGCGCTCGTGGATGCCCAGGGCCAGCCGAGCCGCAGGCTCTTCACCCTGGGCCCCACGCGGCGCGGGGACCTGTGGGAGACGACGGCCATCCCCGAGATTCGCGCCCAGGCCCGGGAGCTGGCGGAGCGGCTGGTGAAGCAGCTGGCGACGACCACGCCCCGGCGCAGCGCCGGCTGA
- a CDS encoding cysteine dioxygenase, which translates to MHEHALGEWEPAVPETRGLLGWSLPESSEDIPSLSWLVKRLRDSRVDWRLLESLVRFDAAHYSRRVLARTDACELLVACWLPGQASLVHDHGGSHGAALLVRGELKETRFAWGGDRLLPALACKAAEGDVMVERPDTIHRVVNPTRHGVVSLHLYAPPMRGMTPYDARVVPGRTRLLRPARPPGGGGAGRRRRPRAG; encoded by the coding sequence ATGCATGAGCACGCCCTGGGGGAATGGGAGCCGGCGGTGCCCGAGACGCGGGGGCTGCTCGGCTGGTCGTTGCCGGAGTCGAGCGAGGACATCCCCTCGCTGTCGTGGCTGGTGAAGCGGCTGCGCGACAGCCGCGTCGACTGGCGGCTGCTGGAGTCGCTCGTCCGCTTCGACGCCGCGCATTACTCGCGGCGGGTGCTGGCGCGCACGGACGCGTGCGAGCTGCTGGTGGCGTGCTGGCTGCCAGGGCAGGCGTCGCTCGTCCACGACCATGGCGGTTCGCACGGCGCGGCCCTGCTGGTGCGCGGCGAGCTGAAGGAGACGCGCTTCGCGTGGGGCGGCGACAGGCTCCTGCCCGCGCTGGCCTGCAAGGCGGCGGAGGGCGACGTCATGGTGGAGCGTCCGGACACCATCCACCGCGTGGTGAACCCGACGCGCCACGGGGTGGTGTCGCTCCACCTCTACGCGCCGCCGATGCGGGGCATGACGCCGTACGACGCCCGGGTCGTGCCGGGACGGACGCGGCTGCTCAGACCAGCGCGTCCACCTGGGGGCGGGGGGGCTGGGCGAAGGCGCCGGCCACGGGCAGGGTGA